The following are encoded together in the Nocardioides sp. Arc9.136 genome:
- a CDS encoding beta-propeller domain-containing protein produces the protein MTDLERLWDDLPVGPAPTDRILRAARAERGGRRRALLRPTGTVLALGALAAAFVAGTHVTGGDGPGEPGDRPYGGAATGPATFSGALVAAGSCEALLEHYVDAGRELVGPWGWDGLPYLVGLGADGAIPRGGFGGAMQRNAYAPDQAKVTRSTSSDTGTNVQEAGVDEPDVVKTDGEVLYRVADGRLTSYDVSGPDVERIASVALTGMPDAEILLAGDTVVVVGEDRLLSVDVADPAAMELRSRVDLTSPVVTARQHGDDVRLVVSTGLPDLPFVQPGRRRGISQAEATRRNRAVVADTTIADWLPRASLDRGPEEQLSDCADVAVPSATAPLGTTTVLGFTGSDVGAWDVTAIAADASTTYSSTDHLFLATTGGTVDPSGCATCTSRTVGPAVDGTTQVFDLELDGIRTRYAGAGRVDGAVRDRWSMDEADGVLRLALSPTSEVGTANAVVTLRREGDELLEVGRLEGIAPGEDLTAVRWFDDLAVLVTFRQVDPLFTVDLGDPRAPRLLGELKIPGFSSYLHPLGERRLLGVGEGPVPAWDGRTGWGAQVGLFDVTDLTDVRRLDTVDYPAGSWAGATADPRQLTWVPGRRTVVTVVRRGRAGYVSVLRLAEGRMSNRMVLAERGDDVDAVRLVPLAGDRVVLVTDDDASFLPLGPSAG, from the coding sequence GTGACCGACCTCGAGCGCCTCTGGGACGACCTCCCCGTCGGCCCCGCGCCCACCGACCGCATCCTCCGCGCCGCACGGGCCGAGCGCGGCGGCCGACGCCGTGCCCTGCTGCGCCCGACCGGCACGGTGCTCGCGCTCGGCGCCCTCGCCGCGGCCTTCGTCGCGGGCACGCACGTGACCGGCGGGGACGGGCCGGGCGAGCCCGGCGACCGGCCGTACGGCGGGGCCGCCACGGGACCCGCGACGTTCTCGGGCGCGCTGGTCGCGGCCGGCTCCTGCGAGGCGCTGCTCGAGCACTACGTCGACGCCGGCCGGGAGCTCGTCGGCCCGTGGGGCTGGGACGGCTTGCCGTACCTCGTCGGGCTGGGGGCCGACGGCGCCATCCCTCGCGGCGGCTTCGGCGGCGCCATGCAGCGCAACGCCTACGCCCCCGACCAGGCCAAGGTCACCCGGTCGACCAGCAGCGACACCGGGACCAACGTGCAGGAGGCGGGGGTCGACGAGCCGGACGTGGTCAAGACCGACGGCGAGGTGCTCTACCGGGTCGCCGACGGCCGCCTGACGTCGTACGACGTGAGCGGGCCCGACGTCGAGCGGATCGCCTCGGTGGCGCTGACCGGCATGCCCGACGCGGAGATCCTGCTCGCCGGCGACACCGTGGTCGTGGTCGGAGAGGACCGGCTGCTGAGCGTCGACGTCGCCGACCCGGCCGCGATGGAGCTGCGGAGCCGGGTCGACCTGACCTCCCCTGTGGTGACCGCCCGCCAGCACGGGGACGACGTGCGCCTGGTCGTCTCGACCGGCCTGCCCGACCTGCCCTTCGTGCAGCCGGGCCGCCGCCGCGGCATCAGCCAGGCGGAGGCGACCCGGCGCAACCGCGCGGTGGTCGCGGACACGACGATCGCCGACTGGCTCCCCCGTGCCTCGCTCGACCGCGGACCCGAGGAGCAGCTCTCCGACTGCGCCGACGTCGCCGTCCCGAGCGCCACCGCGCCCCTGGGTACCACCACGGTGCTCGGCTTCACCGGCAGCGACGTCGGCGCCTGGGACGTGACCGCGATCGCCGCCGACGCCTCCACGACGTACTCCTCGACCGACCACCTCTTCCTCGCCACCACCGGCGGGACCGTCGATCCCTCGGGGTGCGCCACCTGCACGAGCCGGACGGTCGGGCCGGCAGTCGACGGCACGACGCAGGTCTTCGACCTCGAGCTCGACGGGATCCGCACCCGGTACGCCGGCGCGGGTCGCGTCGACGGCGCCGTGCGTGACCGCTGGTCGATGGACGAGGCCGACGGCGTCCTGCGGCTGGCGCTGTCCCCCACGTCCGAGGTCGGCACCGCCAACGCCGTGGTGACGCTGCGGCGCGAGGGTGACGAGCTGCTCGAGGTCGGGCGGCTCGAGGGGATCGCGCCCGGCGAGGACCTGACGGCGGTCCGCTGGTTCGACGACCTGGCCGTCCTCGTGACCTTCCGGCAGGTCGACCCGCTGTTCACCGTCGACCTGGGCGACCCGCGCGCCCCCAGGCTGCTCGGCGAGCTCAAGATCCCCGGCTTCAGCTCCTACCTCCACCCCCTCGGCGAGCGCCGGCTGCTCGGTGTGGGCGAGGGCCCGGTGCCCGCGTGGGACGGACGGACCGGCTGGGGCGCGCAGGTGGGGCTCTTCGACGTCACCGACCTGACCGACGTACGCCGCCTGGACACCGTCGACTACCCCGCCGGCTCCTGGGCCGGGGCGACCGCCGACCCGCGGCAGCTGACCTGGGTGCCGGGACGGCGCACCGTGGTCACCGTGGTCCGCCGCGGCCGGGCCGGGTACGTCTCGGTCCTGCGGCTGGCCGAGGGCCGGATGAGCAACCGGATGGTCCTCGCCGAGCGCGGGGACGACGTCGACGCCGTGCGCCTGGTCCCGCTGGCCGGCGACCGGGTCGTGCTGGTGACCGACGACGACGCCTCGTTCCTGCCCCTCGGACCGTCCGCTGGGTGA